Proteins from a genomic interval of Spea bombifrons isolate aSpeBom1 chromosome 4, aSpeBom1.2.pri, whole genome shotgun sequence:
- the LOC128491643 gene encoding olfactory receptor 11L1-like, translating to MFNETEVVEILLLGFQNPQNVNSFLFVLFLVIYILTLVGNLLIIILVAKFQRLKSPMYFFLTQLSVCDILVSTIIVPNMLHVIINGGSRISLAGCITQFYLFSFSEATECFLLTMMSYDRYLAICHPLRYTSIMGFRLYLQLILISWLLSCILSFSDAPFLSVLEFCGRVIDHYFCDLAPLIELSCTKHTLAELVDFIIGIPGVGIPFFFIIFTYVSIFITILRISSSIGRQKAFSTCSSHLTVVCAYYGTLVIVYIAPSKRHSFNVNKVLSLLFSMLCPFSNPIIYSLRNEDIKISLKKFLSKSPKGI from the coding sequence ATGTTCAACGAGACAGAAGTGGTGGAGATTCTGCTGTTGGGTTTTCAGAATCCACAGaatgtaaactcttttttatttgttctgttcCTTGTGATCTACATCTTGACGTTAGTTGGGAACCTGCTGATCATtatattggtggcaaagttTCAGAGGctgaaatctcccatgtatttcttcctcactcagttatcgGTGTGCGATATCCTTGTATCCACCATCATAGTCCCCAACATGCTCCATGTTATAATTAATGGAGGAAGCAGAATATCTTTAGCTGGCTGCATCACTCagttttaccttttttctttttcagaagcCACAGAGTGTTTCCTTCTTACAATGATGTCCTACGACCGGTATTTGGCCATTTGTCACCCGCTGCGTTACACGTCCATCATGGGCTTTAGGCTTTACCTCCAACTCATTCTCATTTCTTGGCTTTTATCATGTATACTTTCATTTTCTGATGCCCCATTCCTTTCTGTTTTAGAGTTCTGTGGTCGTGTcattgaccattatttctgtgatctTGCTCCCCTTATAGAGTTGTCTTGTACAAAGCATACTCTTGCTGAACTTGTAGATTTTATCATAGGCATACCAGGTGTAGGTATCcctttcttctttattatttttacttatgtcTCAATTTTTATCACCATCCTTAGAATCTCCTCCAGCATCGGGagacagaaagccttctccacctgcagctctcacCTGACTGTAGTGTGTGCCTACTATGGGACTCTAGTAATAGTTTACATTGCCCCCTCCAAAAGGCATTCTTTTAACGTTAATAAAGTATTATCTCTTCTATTTTCAATGCTATGCCCATTTTCTAACCCGATTATATACAGTCTTAGGAATGAGGATATCAAAATAAGTTTGAAAAAGTTTCTGTCAAAGAGCCCAAAAGGAATCTAA